In Bacillus thermozeamaize, one DNA window encodes the following:
- a CDS encoding tyrosine recombinase XerC, with amino-acid sequence MSTLVEECRDFIDMLHAKHHFSTHTLRQYQQDVRQFAEFLEERSRTSFAEVDVYTVRAYLSHLYDKGYARRTIARKLATLRSLFKHLIQRGRLTDNPLMLVATPKTEARLPRFLYPREVEQLLAVIDTGTPLGLRDRAIVETLYASGMRVSELVGLDLEDVDLATGQARVWGKGRKERIVLLGSYAIMAIGKYLKSGRPQLAAKCKDGLDQGALFLNHRGTRLSDRSIRRLLDKYARQLANLINLSPHVLRHTFATHLLNGGADIRVVQELLGHAHISTTQIYTHTTREALRQVYVDAHPRAKGAKP; translated from the coding sequence ATGTCTACTCTTGTAGAAGAATGTCGAGATTTCATCGACATGCTCCATGCAAAACACCATTTCTCTACTCATACTCTCCGCCAGTACCAGCAGGATGTCCGGCAGTTTGCCGAATTTCTGGAAGAGCGTTCCCGCACCAGTTTTGCGGAGGTGGATGTGTATACGGTGAGGGCCTACCTGAGTCATCTGTATGACAAAGGGTATGCCCGCCGCACCATCGCCCGCAAGCTGGCCACCCTGCGCAGTCTTTTCAAGCATTTGATCCAACGGGGACGGCTGACAGATAACCCGCTGATGCTGGTGGCTACACCAAAAACGGAGGCACGTCTGCCTCGATTTCTATACCCGCGGGAGGTGGAACAACTCCTGGCAGTCATTGACACCGGGACACCACTCGGCTTACGGGATCGTGCGATTGTCGAAACGCTTTATGCATCTGGGATGCGTGTCAGTGAGTTGGTGGGCCTGGATTTGGAAGATGTGGATTTGGCGACTGGCCAGGCCCGGGTGTGGGGGAAAGGAAGAAAAGAGCGAATCGTCTTGCTGGGAAGTTATGCAATTATGGCGATTGGGAAATACTTGAAATCAGGAAGGCCTCAGCTTGCGGCCAAATGTAAGGATGGGCTCGATCAGGGGGCGCTGTTTCTGAATCACCGGGGAACCCGTCTGAGTGACCGCAGCATTCGCCGTCTCCTGGACAAGTATGCAAGGCAGCTCGCCAATCTGATCAACCTGTCCCCACACGTGCTTCGGCATACGTTTGCCACACATCTGCTAAACGGCGGCGCCGACATCCGGGTGGTGCAGGAACTGTTGGGACATGCGCACATCTCTACTACCCAGATCTACACACATACGACCCGGGAGGCGTTGCGCCAGGTTTATGTGGATGCACACCCGCGAGCGAAAGGGGCAAAACCATGA